From Herbiconiux flava, one genomic window encodes:
- a CDS encoding DUF3040 domain-containing protein, which translates to MPLSEQEQRLLDEMERSLYHNDADFVSAVSGARGRLNYGALVLGILVGILGLGVVIVGVVLHQPLIGLAGFVAMFGGVLLALRRTSRGPAPKAPLGGTPTAGRGGATASSKSGFMDRLNDRWERRDDDRGE; encoded by the coding sequence ATGCCGCTTTCGGAGCAAGAACAAAGACTCCTCGATGAGATGGAGCGCAGTCTCTACCACAACGACGCCGACTTCGTGTCGGCCGTCAGCGGGGCGCGAGGCCGACTCAACTACGGCGCGCTCGTGCTGGGAATCCTGGTCGGGATCCTGGGCTTGGGTGTCGTCATCGTCGGCGTGGTGCTGCACCAGCCGCTGATCGGTCTGGCCGGCTTCGTCGCCATGTTCGGCGGCGTGCTGCTGGCCCTGCGACGCACCTCCCGCGGGCCGGCCCCCAAGGCCCCGCTCGGCGGAACCCCCACGGCGGGTCGCGGCGGCGCCACGGCCTCGTCGAAGTCGGGTTTCATGGATCGACTCAACGACCGCTGGGAGCGACGCGACGACGATCGCGGCGAGTAG
- the mraZ gene encoding division/cell wall cluster transcriptional repressor MraZ, translated as MFLGTYEPKLDDKGRIILPAKFRDELAGGMVVTRGQENCLYVFSTREFENLHEKIRQAPVTSKQARDYQRVFLSGASAETPDKQHRVTIPAPLRSYAGLDRDLVVIGVGSRAEIWDATAWATYLEAQEAAFSDTDEEVIPGLF; from the coding sequence ATGTTCCTTGGCACCTACGAACCCAAGCTCGACGACAAAGGGCGCATCATCCTCCCGGCGAAGTTCCGGGACGAGCTGGCCGGGGGCATGGTCGTGACGCGCGGCCAGGAGAACTGCCTGTACGTGTTCTCCACCCGCGAGTTCGAGAACCTGCACGAGAAGATCCGGCAGGCTCCCGTCACCAGCAAGCAGGCCCGCGACTACCAGCGCGTGTTCCTTTCCGGCGCCAGCGCCGAGACGCCCGACAAGCAGCACCGGGTCACCATCCCGGCTCCGCTCCGCAGCTACGCCGGCCTCGACCGCGACCTCGTCGTCATCGGCGTCGGCTCGCGCGCCGAGATCTGGGACGCCACGGCCTGGGCCACCTACCTCGAGGCCCAGGAGGCCGCGTTCTCCGACACCGACGAGGAGGTGATCCCCGGCCTCTTCTGA
- the rsmH gene encoding 16S rRNA (cytosine(1402)-N(4))-methyltransferase RsmH, with product MTDYSGIHTSVLLERSIELLGPALGRPGAVLVDCTLGLGGHSEAFLEAFPELHLVGLDRDPNALRLAGERLERFSDRIDLVHCVYDEIDEALEGLGIDEVDGVLFDLGVSSMQLDEVERGFSYSKDAPLDMRMDDTAAFTAAEIVATYSEADLRRIFRDYGEEKLADRYARFIVRARDEAPILRSGQLVDIIQAATPAKFSNSGHPAKRVFQALRIEVNAELSVLERALPKAIDALVVGGRIVVLAFQSLEDRIVKRELTKRAASTAPAGLPVELPEHRPELKLLVRGAELADDDERARNPRSIPVRLRAAERIRRIA from the coding sequence ATGACCGACTACTCCGGCATCCACACCTCGGTTCTCCTCGAACGCTCCATCGAGCTCCTCGGCCCGGCCCTCGGCCGTCCGGGAGCAGTGCTCGTCGACTGCACCCTTGGGCTCGGCGGCCACTCCGAGGCGTTCCTCGAGGCCTTCCCCGAGCTGCACCTCGTCGGCCTCGACCGCGACCCGAACGCCCTCCGTCTCGCGGGGGAGCGGCTCGAGCGCTTCTCCGACCGCATCGACCTCGTGCACTGCGTCTACGACGAGATCGACGAGGCCCTCGAGGGGCTCGGCATCGACGAGGTCGACGGCGTGCTGTTCGACCTCGGCGTCTCGTCGATGCAGCTCGACGAGGTCGAGCGCGGCTTCTCCTACTCCAAGGATGCGCCGCTCGACATGCGCATGGACGACACGGCCGCCTTCACCGCCGCCGAGATCGTCGCCACCTACTCCGAGGCCGACCTCCGCCGCATCTTCCGCGACTACGGCGAGGAGAAGCTCGCCGACCGCTACGCGCGCTTCATCGTGCGGGCCCGTGACGAGGCGCCGATCCTCCGCTCCGGTCAGCTGGTCGACATCATCCAGGCCGCCACGCCGGCCAAGTTCTCGAACTCCGGCCACCCCGCCAAGCGCGTCTTCCAGGCCCTCCGCATCGAGGTCAACGCCGAGCTCTCGGTGCTCGAGCGGGCCCTACCCAAGGCCATCGACGCCCTGGTCGTCGGCGGACGCATCGTGGTGCTCGCCTTCCAGTCGCTCGAAGACCGCATCGTCAAGCGCGAGCTCACGAAGCGGGCCGCCTCGACCGCCCCCGCCGGGCTGCCGGTCGAGCTGCCCGAGCACCGGCCCGAGCTGAAGCTGCTCGTGCGCGGCGCCGAGCTCGCCGACGACGACGAGCGTGCCCGCAACCCCCGTTCCATCCCCGTCCGCCTCCGTGCAGCAGAACGAATCAGGAGGATCGCATGA
- a CDS encoding peptidoglycan D,D-transpeptidase FtsI family protein: MNTAANRTTRRRAAVAVVAVMAVVAVFVIRLVSIQIVQADTLNAESFDKLSAETTSYGLRGDIVDEDGTVLATTVLRYDVTASPKSVTDFERTGDDGKTVDVTALQAAGEIAAIIGQTPEQVYGTLTADPSSNHVVVVTGIDVDAFRAIRDLQIPWLYYESNPVRTYPNGAVAGSVVGFMGEDPNADADAADTAESEDEVGLSGVEQMQNQCLTGTDGVETYERGADGVAIPGSSQTVVQAQQGGTAVLTLDSDLQWFSQQALLARIQETGAAWGTVVVQEVKTGKLLAVADYPSVDPNDIDATPADQRGSIAFQSPFEPGSTFKALTAASVLDAGLANVGTQVEAPFIFTDANGASTRDSEFHVDPLRLTFAGVMQESSNTGTAMLGELLSSQQRYDYIEKFHMTKPSEVGFPAESGGILAPWDEWDDQTNLTTTFGQGVSNTAIQIASLYQTLGNGGVRLPVQLLEGCRTEDGTVTGAPDATGEQIVPGTVSTDVVNMLETVVSGGYASKELSIPGYRVAAKTGTAQMSDGSGAYGDSYITSVAGLAPAEDPQYVVSVTIAKPVTIESALAAAPVFQKIMSQVLKEKRVLPSTVPSPDLPTTY; encoded by the coding sequence GTGAACACCGCCGCGAACCGCACCACCCGGCGTCGCGCCGCTGTGGCCGTCGTCGCCGTGATGGCCGTCGTGGCGGTCTTCGTGATCCGGCTGGTGAGCATCCAGATCGTGCAGGCCGACACCCTGAACGCCGAGTCGTTCGACAAGCTCTCGGCTGAGACCACCTCCTACGGCCTCCGCGGCGACATCGTCGACGAGGACGGCACGGTGCTCGCCACCACCGTGCTGCGCTACGACGTCACCGCCTCGCCGAAGTCGGTCACCGATTTCGAGCGCACGGGCGACGACGGCAAGACGGTCGACGTGACGGCGCTGCAGGCCGCCGGCGAGATCGCCGCGATCATCGGCCAGACCCCCGAGCAGGTCTACGGCACCCTCACGGCCGACCCCTCCTCGAACCACGTGGTGGTGGTGACGGGCATCGACGTCGACGCCTTCCGCGCCATCCGCGACCTCCAGATCCCGTGGCTGTACTACGAGTCGAATCCCGTGCGCACCTACCCGAACGGCGCCGTGGCGGGCAGCGTCGTCGGTTTCATGGGCGAGGACCCGAACGCCGACGCCGACGCGGCCGACACCGCCGAGAGCGAGGACGAGGTCGGACTCTCCGGCGTCGAGCAGATGCAGAACCAGTGCCTCACCGGCACCGACGGGGTCGAGACCTACGAGCGCGGGGCCGACGGCGTCGCGATCCCCGGCTCGAGCCAGACCGTGGTGCAGGCGCAGCAGGGCGGTACCGCGGTGCTCACCCTCGACAGCGACCTGCAGTGGTTCTCGCAGCAGGCACTGCTGGCGCGCATCCAGGAGACCGGAGCCGCCTGGGGCACCGTAGTGGTGCAGGAGGTCAAGACCGGCAAGCTGCTCGCCGTCGCCGACTACCCGAGCGTCGACCCCAACGACATCGACGCCACGCCGGCCGACCAGCGCGGCTCCATCGCCTTCCAATCGCCGTTCGAGCCCGGCTCCACCTTCAAGGCTCTGACGGCGGCCTCGGTGCTCGACGCCGGTCTCGCGAACGTGGGCACCCAGGTCGAGGCGCCCTTCATCTTCACCGACGCCAACGGCGCGTCGACCCGCGACAGCGAGTTCCACGTCGACCCGCTGCGGCTCACCTTCGCCGGCGTCATGCAGGAGTCCTCGAACACGGGCACCGCGATGCTCGGCGAGCTGCTCTCGAGCCAGCAGCGCTACGACTACATCGAGAAGTTCCACATGACGAAGCCCAGCGAGGTCGGTTTCCCGGCCGAGTCGGGCGGCATCCTCGCCCCGTGGGACGAGTGGGACGACCAGACCAACCTCACCACCACCTTCGGCCAGGGCGTGTCGAACACGGCCATCCAGATCGCGAGCCTCTACCAGACCCTCGGCAACGGCGGCGTGCGCCTGCCCGTGCAGCTGCTCGAGGGCTGCAGGACCGAGGACGGCACGGTGACGGGCGCTCCGGATGCGACGGGCGAGCAGATCGTGCCGGGCACCGTCTCCACCGATGTCGTGAACATGCTCGAGACCGTCGTCTCGGGTGGCTACGCCTCGAAGGAGCTGTCGATCCCGGGCTACCGGGTGGCCGCGAAGACCGGAACGGCGCAGATGAGCGACGGCTCGGGAGCCTACGGCGACAGCTACATCACCTCGGTCGCCGGGCTCGCTCCGGCGGAGGACCCGCAGTACGTCGTTTCGGTCACCATCGCGAAGCCCGTTACCATTGAGTCGGCCCTGGCTGCGGCGCCGGTCTTCCAGAAGATCATGTCGCAGGTGCTGAAGGAGAAGCGCGTGCTTCCCTCCACCGTTCCTTCGCCAGACCTGCCGACGACGTATTGA